In Methanomassiliicoccus luminyensis B10, a single genomic region encodes these proteins:
- a CDS encoding NAD(P)/FAD-dependent oxidoreductase produces the protein MGAETTSPWLAQLRRTRPVTELRESDAADVAIIGGGIAGISTAYFVLERTDLDVVLLEKDLVAGGATGHNAGQVVAAFEVPYPELVERYGAALVEQGLAETFEGWKHLRDMLKYIDAEELLQDVQGHLALSSLEDLQGRLEEGAPAGTRGQVLIADDIIKEVPSIPKGVRAVTREGLLEALWSRDPRYIAAMGTRVGTINSAVLAEKLAERLAERYGNRFRIYERSAASSVRLGDRAAVKVNGHAVHAGSVVMCTNGYPEPRYEACAFPVGKGAVRGVEGYMIGKYSSAGSPGVKVFFPGPSGNGPYYYVTRRRFGDRWLTSAGGPDLQLRPGEGPEDESLRDEEFYGLIEGFMARTVQGYEGPRDVQWKGLMGYTSPNVRLVGQDPGNGALYYNLGCNGIGILTSVAGGLRISRLLEGEVLPPSMFDPALLMSGRKASSSSSSSVR, from the coding sequence ATGGGAGCGGAGACGACCTCGCCCTGGCTGGCCCAGCTCAGGCGGACCAGGCCGGTGACGGAGCTTCGGGAGAGCGACGCCGCCGACGTTGCGATAATCGGGGGCGGGATCGCGGGGATCTCCACCGCGTACTTCGTCCTGGAGCGCACCGACCTCGACGTGGTGCTGCTGGAGAAGGACCTGGTGGCCGGAGGAGCTACGGGGCACAATGCCGGCCAGGTGGTGGCCGCCTTCGAGGTGCCGTACCCTGAGCTCGTGGAGAGGTACGGCGCCGCCCTGGTGGAGCAGGGACTTGCGGAGACGTTCGAGGGCTGGAAGCACCTCCGGGACATGCTGAAGTATATCGACGCGGAAGAGCTGCTCCAGGACGTCCAGGGCCATCTTGCCCTCTCGTCCCTGGAGGACCTGCAGGGGCGATTGGAGGAAGGCGCTCCCGCCGGCACAAGGGGCCAGGTCCTGATCGCGGACGATATCATCAAGGAGGTGCCCAGCATCCCCAAGGGCGTGCGCGCGGTGACCCGGGAGGGGTTGCTGGAAGCGTTGTGGTCGCGCGACCCCCGCTACATCGCCGCGATGGGAACGAGGGTGGGGACGATCAACAGCGCGGTGCTCGCCGAGAAGCTGGCCGAGCGCCTGGCAGAGCGCTACGGGAACCGCTTCCGCATCTACGAACGCTCCGCGGCGTCCTCGGTGCGCCTGGGGGACCGAGCGGCGGTGAAGGTCAATGGCCACGCGGTCCACGCCGGGAGCGTTGTCATGTGCACCAACGGGTATCCGGAACCTCGCTACGAGGCTTGTGCCTTCCCGGTGGGAAAGGGGGCGGTGCGCGGGGTGGAAGGGTACATGATCGGCAAGTACTCCTCCGCCGGCAGCCCCGGGGTCAAGGTGTTCTTCCCCGGCCCCTCCGGAAATGGACCGTACTACTACGTCACCAGGCGGAGGTTCGGGGACCGCTGGCTCACCTCGGCGGGAGGGCCCGACCTTCAGCTGCGCCCGGGGGAGGGGCCCGAGGACGAGAGCCTTCGGGACGAGGAGTTCTACGGCCTCATCGAGGGGTTCATGGCCCGCACCGTTCAAGGGTACGAGGGGCCCCGGGACGTCCAGTGGAAGGGGCTGATGGGGTATACGTCCCCCAACGTGAGGCTGGTGGGACAGGACCCCGGGAACGGGGCGCTGTACTATAACCTGGGATGCAACGGGATCGGGATACTGACCTCTGTCGCCGGCGGCCTCAGGATTAGCAGGTTGCTGGAGGGCGAGGTGCTCCCTCCGTCCATGTTCGACCCGGCGCTGCTTATGTCGGGGAGGAAAGCATCATCATCATCTTCGTCTTCGGTGCGGTAG
- a CDS encoding rhodanese-like domain-containing protein, translated as MSPVRNISTEQMKEAAKEDKCTILDVREKVDFEAEHVPLAINMPIDEPDEDVKDLDKDKTLIVYCRAGGESRKVAQDLSEQGFKDVRVLEGGFMGWKRGVQKEFMK; from the coding sequence ATGAGCCCTGTCAGGAACATCAGCACGGAGCAGATGAAGGAGGCCGCCAAGGAGGACAAGTGCACCATCCTGGACGTCCGGGAGAAAGTGGACTTCGAGGCGGAGCACGTGCCCCTCGCCATCAACATGCCCATCGATGAGCCGGACGAGGACGTGAAGGACCTAGACAAAGACAAGACCCTGATCGTGTACTGCCGGGCCGGCGGGGAGAGCAGGAAGGTGGCCCAGGACCTCTCGGAGCAGGGGTTCAAGGACGTCCGGGTCCTGGAGGGCGGGTTCATGGGATGGAAGAGGGGCGTGCAAAAGGAGTTCATGAAATGA
- a CDS encoding AAA family ATPase — MAVLRSITMRNYRRYQGEVELELGDDVTVISMPLGNGKTTVLEAITWCLFGSGAADTSEIANAQEMCRGGAEVMVALGFEGGARLERSASCPADGGAEAQNIRWSLVDQNGKAAQGRPNDEDEFIDLQEELFPNACAYSNLVSGPGLMGGSGRIEKAVMASGEWCCTDLPLRAGAQATALFFEACPSSMIDLVAYDPIGRPEVGIDPGGEVEAQEVQMALLAHSLGFIKAHDRDGNCPIFLDDPFHGMGAELKGRALRAMLNFFEGRQVIFLLSDPSEVEALRAAGAVDKELEIWG, encoded by the coding sequence ATGGCCGTCCTTCGTTCCATCACCATGCGCAACTACCGAAGATATCAGGGCGAGGTCGAGCTGGAGCTCGGGGACGACGTGACGGTCATATCGATGCCCCTGGGGAATGGGAAGACCACTGTCCTGGAAGCGATAACATGGTGCCTCTTCGGGAGCGGGGCCGCTGACACTTCAGAGATCGCCAATGCCCAGGAGATGTGCCGGGGCGGTGCCGAGGTCATGGTTGCTTTGGGGTTCGAGGGGGGCGCTCGCCTGGAGAGGTCCGCCTCCTGCCCCGCGGATGGCGGGGCGGAAGCACAGAACATCAGGTGGTCCCTGGTCGACCAGAACGGCAAGGCGGCCCAAGGAAGGCCCAACGACGAGGACGAGTTCATCGACCTCCAGGAGGAGCTGTTCCCCAACGCCTGCGCGTACTCCAACCTAGTCAGCGGACCCGGCCTCATGGGCGGCTCCGGCAGGATCGAGAAGGCGGTGATGGCCAGCGGCGAGTGGTGCTGCACCGACCTGCCGCTCAGAGCGGGGGCGCAGGCCACCGCACTGTTCTTCGAGGCCTGCCCGAGCTCGATGATCGACCTGGTGGCCTACGACCCCATAGGGCGGCCGGAGGTGGGGATCGACCCTGGCGGGGAGGTGGAGGCCCAGGAGGTCCAGATGGCCCTGCTCGCCCACTCCCTCGGATTCATCAAGGCCCATGACCGGGACGGCAACTGCCCCATCTTCCTCGACGATCCCTTTCATGGCATGGGCGCCGAGCTCAAGGGACGCGCGCTTCGGGCCATGCTGAACTTCTTTGAGGGGCGCCAGGTCATCTTCCTATTATCCGACCCCTCAGAGGTGGAGGCCCTCCGCGCCGCCGGGGCGGTGGACAAGGAGCTGGAGATCTGGGGCTGA
- a CDS encoding Lrp/AsnC family transcriptional regulator encodes MDDVDVRLCGMLILDSRISYRDLSDRLGLSIQAVHRRIQVLQAHDVIRGFTASLSFSYLNAAVAYIFGTSEAKSMDQVVQALSLDDRTYIVVVTGRNRLSIGAVLRDHSDLDDYVGFVKREAKLTDLAIGLMSMTRVGADRTAAADREASLTPLDYRIVRTLKDDSRQPVEDIASELHVSAATARRRLSRLIDIGAISTTIDWHPSASGEIVAQLHIRMNQGADRSKVINDLAGKSDGRIISVITFSNLPDFIFLVVWAPTLKGIDEITGIVRDEGGVDSVFPDIIISEHRFDTWVDRLVAERAASGSVLKDYQQSR; translated from the coding sequence ATGGACGACGTGGACGTCCGCCTGTGCGGCATGCTCATTCTCGACTCCCGCATCTCCTACCGGGACCTCTCGGACCGGCTGGGCCTCAGCATTCAGGCGGTCCACCGGCGCATCCAGGTGCTTCAGGCGCACGATGTCATCAGGGGATTCACCGCCTCTCTTTCGTTCAGCTACCTCAATGCGGCGGTGGCGTACATCTTCGGGACATCAGAGGCCAAGAGCATGGACCAGGTCGTGCAGGCCCTCTCCCTCGACGACCGCACCTACATTGTAGTGGTCACCGGGCGGAACCGCCTATCCATCGGGGCGGTGCTGCGAGATCACTCCGATCTCGATGATTACGTGGGGTTTGTTAAAAGGGAGGCGAAGCTGACCGACCTGGCCATCGGACTGATGTCCATGACCCGGGTAGGGGCGGACAGGACCGCCGCAGCGGACCGGGAGGCCTCGCTGACCCCGTTGGACTACCGTATCGTCCGTACCCTGAAGGACGATTCCAGGCAGCCTGTGGAGGACATCGCCTCCGAGCTTCACGTCTCCGCCGCCACTGCCCGCAGGAGGCTTTCCAGGCTCATTGACATCGGGGCCATCAGCACTACCATCGACTGGCATCCCTCGGCGTCGGGGGAGATCGTGGCGCAGCTGCACATCCGTATGAATCAGGGAGCGGACCGGTCCAAGGTCATCAACGACCTGGCCGGAAAGAGCGACGGCCGCATCATCTCGGTTATCACGTTCAGCAACCTCCCGGACTTCATCTTCCTGGTGGTCTGGGCCCCTACTCTAAAGGGCATCGACGAGATCACCGGCATCGTCCGGGACGAGGGGGGTGTGGACTCGGTGTTCCCCGACATCATCATCTCGGAGCACCGATTCGATACGTGGGTCGATAGGCTGGTGGCCGAGAGGGCGGCCAGCGGAAGCGTTCTGAAGGATTATCAACAGAGTCGTTGA
- a CDS encoding DUF6677 family protein produces MVRDESPSSPWYDVRGRKVVDNISRPFDEGFGTDEEVPRSYQAPDPSPPPWRPSRRPWVKSTPLAVILAILVPGLGHVYLRRFVQGAAIFLIVAVLLFFFWLIVPAVIAAFVWAWQVYDAWRTSKEYNRRVVDTGGRPW; encoded by the coding sequence ATGGTCCGCGACGAGTCACCGTCATCACCGTGGTATGATGTCCGGGGGAGGAAGGTCGTCGACAACATCAGCCGGCCGTTCGACGAAGGCTTCGGCACCGACGAGGAGGTCCCGAGGTCGTACCAGGCCCCCGACCCCTCCCCGCCGCCCTGGCGGCCATCCCGCCGGCCATGGGTGAAGAGCACCCCCCTGGCCGTCATACTGGCCATCCTGGTGCCCGGACTGGGCCACGTGTACCTGCGCAGGTTCGTCCAGGGCGCGGCCATATTCCTCATCGTGGCCGTCCTCCTGTTCTTCTTCTGGCTCATCGTCCCGGCCGTGATCGCGGCCTTTGTCTGGGCGTGGCAGGTCTACGACGCCTGGAGGACCTCCAAGGAATACAACCGCAGGGTCGTGGACACGGGGGGCCGGCCATGGTGA
- a CDS encoding NYN domain-containing protein — MNEKRIEDRQLAFLVDGDNASATHIEDMLAEASKYGSVIIRRVYGNWTAGGQVNTWKTKLKEYALTPYQQFPNISNRHVTKNATDIALIIDAMDILHDGIVKGFVIVSSDSDYTSLAIKIREHGLFVIGIGKKETHDSFRRACDVFVSTENLGKGVEEEEDREAPTPKAHPRPRKVPRDAMDILNKAFDYAVNDDGRALNGDIGAALRRLDPAFDTRSYGKPSLLNLIEELDDVFEVERSDHGAIFVRRAGDKKLSPTPSGPCPAPERREGEAAPAPERSEGRTALDALPLLNQAYEAAEKNRDGTVDTFRLFKVARKIDPSFDSAKYGKEKISHLLEALPSHFTLLRRGKNMLVQKVQRVEPEELLPTPEPMPAEEPAPEPEARPEPMVPIRSQIDVLKIITAAFDAVVKDDGTAFLPQISKEVKRLAPDLDFKDYGKKGVREFIEEFDDIFTITKNGRNVYVSRRKGKRQSRPISELVR, encoded by the coding sequence ATGAACGAGAAGAGGATAGAGGACAGGCAGCTGGCGTTCCTGGTCGACGGGGACAACGCTTCCGCAACGCACATCGAGGACATGCTCGCCGAGGCCTCCAAGTACGGCTCGGTCATCATCCGCCGCGTGTACGGCAACTGGACCGCCGGTGGGCAGGTCAACACCTGGAAGACCAAGCTCAAGGAGTACGCCCTGACCCCCTACCAGCAGTTCCCCAACATATCCAATCGCCACGTGACCAAGAACGCCACGGACATCGCGCTCATCATCGATGCCATGGACATACTCCATGACGGCATCGTCAAGGGATTCGTCATCGTCTCCAGCGATTCTGACTACACTTCCCTGGCGATTAAGATCAGGGAGCACGGGCTCTTCGTGATCGGCATCGGCAAGAAGGAAACGCACGACTCCTTCCGGCGCGCCTGCGACGTGTTCGTGTCCACCGAGAACCTGGGCAAGGGCGTGGAGGAGGAAGAGGACAGGGAAGCTCCGACCCCCAAGGCCCACCCCCGCCCCAGGAAGGTGCCGCGCGACGCCATGGACATACTGAACAAGGCGTTCGACTACGCCGTCAACGACGACGGCCGCGCGCTCAACGGCGATATCGGCGCCGCCCTGAGGAGGCTGGACCCCGCCTTCGACACCAGGAGCTACGGGAAGCCCTCCCTGCTCAACCTCATCGAGGAGCTGGACGACGTGTTCGAGGTGGAGCGCTCCGACCATGGCGCCATATTCGTGCGCAGGGCCGGGGACAAGAAGCTCTCCCCCACGCCGTCGGGGCCGTGCCCCGCTCCCGAGCGCAGGGAGGGCGAGGCCGCCCCGGCGCCGGAGCGCTCGGAGGGACGTACCGCCCTGGACGCCCTGCCCCTGCTGAATCAGGCCTACGAGGCCGCCGAAAAGAACCGCGATGGCACCGTGGACACGTTCAGGTTGTTCAAGGTCGCCCGCAAGATCGACCCCAGCTTCGACAGCGCGAAGTACGGGAAGGAGAAAATATCGCACCTGCTGGAGGCCCTTCCCTCCCATTTCACCCTGCTGCGCAGGGGCAAGAACATGCTGGTCCAGAAGGTCCAGAGGGTCGAGCCAGAGGAACTGCTCCCTACTCCCGAGCCCATGCCGGCGGAGGAGCCCGCGCCGGAGCCGGAGGCCCGGCCCGAGCCGATGGTCCCCATACGCAGCCAGATCGACGTGCTCAAGATAATCACCGCCGCCTTCGACGCCGTGGTCAAGGACGACGGGACCGCGTTCTTGCCTCAGATCTCCAAGGAGGTCAAGAGGCTCGCCCCGGACCTGGACTTCAAGGACTACGGGAAGAAGGGGGTGAGGGAGTTCATCGAGGAGTTCGACGACATCTTCACCATCACCAAGAACGGGCGCAACGTGTACGTGAGCAGGCGGAAGGGGAAGCGGCAGTCCCGCCCCATCAGCGAGCTTGTTCGGTGA
- a CDS encoding DUF998 domain-containing protein: MDDRRKAGFLIFIGGAIFLLGLHMAEILYPGYSVSQNYISDLGVGPEPSAMLFNGSLFLFGLLGLTGSYFLWRDGADRVVPVLLAISSIGAMGVGIFHEYVVAYHNTSALLAFLFAALTALLSYRLVGRPLGYLSAALGLMSMGAIVFANLGYDLGLGVGGIERMILYPAFIWMIGLGALLASRVCVTGSAVTEQAR; the protein is encoded by the coding sequence ATGGACGACCGTCGGAAGGCGGGTTTCCTCATCTTCATCGGTGGGGCCATTTTTTTGCTGGGGCTGCACATGGCCGAGATACTGTATCCTGGCTACAGTGTCAGCCAGAACTACATCAGCGACCTTGGGGTGGGCCCGGAGCCGTCCGCAATGCTGTTCAACGGCTCGCTGTTCCTGTTCGGGCTCCTGGGGCTGACAGGTTCCTACTTCCTATGGCGAGATGGCGCCGACCGAGTGGTGCCGGTGCTGCTGGCCATTTCCAGCATAGGGGCCATGGGAGTGGGGATATTCCACGAGTACGTGGTCGCCTACCACAACACCTCGGCCCTCCTGGCGTTCCTGTTCGCCGCTCTGACCGCGCTGCTCTCCTACCGCCTGGTGGGAAGGCCGCTGGGATACCTGTCCGCGGCCCTCGGGCTGATGAGCATGGGGGCGATCGTGTTCGCGAACCTGGGCTACGATCTGGGCCTCGGGGTCGGAGGGATAGAGCGCATGATCCTCTATCCCGCGTTCATCTGGATGATCGGCCTGGGGGCGCTGCTGGCCAGCAGGGTATGCGTCACGGGGAGCGCCGTCACCGAACAAGCTCGCTGA
- a CDS encoding DUF998 domain-containing protein: MDNGHKAGLLLLAGGALFLLGIHVAEALYPGYSVSGNKISDLGTGPAAPSLIFNSSVFLFGLLGALAALLLRRDAPDRKLACALAFSGIGAMGVGVFPSSVGAPHTISAFLAFFFGALVAVLSYPRAGKPLGYLAGALGITSLAALALFAADIYLGLGAGGMERMVLYPVLTWTVALGGLLAGRSGDAPEERGTRRARDDEYIPPRQE; encoded by the coding sequence ATGGACAATGGGCACAAGGCCGGGCTCCTCCTTCTGGCGGGAGGGGCGCTGTTCCTCCTGGGGATCCACGTTGCCGAAGCGCTGTACCCGGGGTACAGCGTGAGCGGGAACAAGATAAGCGATCTGGGGACGGGCCCGGCGGCCCCCTCCCTGATCTTCAACTCCTCGGTGTTCCTGTTCGGGCTCCTGGGGGCGCTGGCCGCCCTCCTCCTGCGGCGGGACGCCCCGGACCGCAAGCTGGCGTGCGCGCTGGCGTTCTCCGGCATCGGGGCGATGGGGGTGGGAGTGTTCCCTTCGAGCGTGGGCGCCCCCCACACGATCTCGGCATTCCTGGCGTTCTTCTTCGGGGCCCTGGTGGCGGTGCTCTCGTACCCTCGCGCAGGAAAGCCGCTGGGATACCTGGCGGGGGCGCTGGGGATCACGAGCCTGGCGGCCCTGGCCCTCTTCGCCGCCGACATATACCTGGGGCTGGGGGCGGGAGGGATGGAGCGCATGGTCCTCTACCCCGTCCTGACCTGGACGGTGGCGCTGGGAGGGCTGCTGGCCGGCCGCTCCGGGGACGCGCCGGAGGAGCGCGGGACCCGGCGGGCCCGGGACGATGAATATATACCACCTCGGCAGGAATAA
- a CDS encoding TMEM175 family protein — MFKVRIEDLTDLVFGLALSIGAIALINRSEDDISDVLTGLFWFTFSFLILISVWISYSRIISRLKIESPRLLVLNVALLLLVAIEPYLLNVMAFDVNSQNYPELLNGASTLYALDLGGIWLIMAGFNQQAFRQGVEGREAFVAARNSRLIDAAIFLASALPVFWTLALFDLPVRFLIWYVSIPLGVIGHGYLVRRARERYGGEDDGA; from the coding sequence ATGTTCAAGGTCAGAATAGAGGACCTGACCGATCTGGTGTTCGGGCTCGCCCTGTCCATAGGAGCCATAGCCCTCATCAACCGTTCCGAGGACGACATCTCCGACGTACTCACCGGCCTGTTCTGGTTCACCTTCAGCTTCCTCATCCTCATCTCGGTGTGGATCTCGTACTCGCGCATCATCTCCCGCCTCAAGATCGAATCGCCCCGGCTGCTGGTCCTCAACGTGGCCCTCCTTCTCCTGGTGGCCATCGAGCCGTACCTGCTGAACGTCATGGCCTTCGACGTCAACTCCCAGAACTATCCCGAACTGCTGAACGGGGCCTCCACGCTGTACGCGCTGGACCTGGGAGGGATATGGCTCATCATGGCCGGCTTCAATCAGCAGGCCTTCCGCCAGGGAGTGGAGGGGCGCGAGGCCTTCGTGGCCGCCCGCAATTCCCGCCTGATCGACGCGGCCATCTTCCTCGCCTCCGCCCTCCCGGTCTTCTGGACCCTGGCCCTGTTCGACCTGCCGGTGCGCTTCCTCATCTGGTACGTGTCCATCCCCCTGGGGGTGATCGGGCACGGGTACCTGGTCAGGCGGGCCCGCGAGAGGTATGGCGGAGAAGATGACGGAGCGTGA
- a CDS encoding methylamine methyltransferase corrinoid protein reductive activase, translating to MERIQMSYGISIDVGTSGTRMHAVDLSDNKIVSTAITVRHPVPGANVMDHLTFCIQVDRGIAHRLLIDTSNKLMKMLEIDLNKVERVAICGNPIQLSMFQNMEIRDLAFAGEQALKSRGVVPQRRDARVIDAVDLGLELPDKVQVMIPPAIRHEIGADALAMMYQTKLLEQKENILVTDYGTNAEMALKVGDEILTGSAAAGPAIEGQSIKAGMLASPGAISDVNSDGYWRCTVLDDAITAQNGDLIEPNTGSVVEPGPMHGRALGVTGTGVIAAIAVAMEYGLIKWPHITTADNMLHLQDGITLTEHDVLEAAKTFGAMRAGHFTLLEHAGLMFDQLDVMYMSGASGTYVDALKAQRVGLLPPTPKKIYQFGNTSLAMATDLVKDPELLDHLQTLANSIRANHVMFASDPIFEKVFVQELAYWQEGMPMDMYNMMLEMAEIQPLPSEIRPAEVIRVVKRDIPDLGSKGLKVLRDIGVHLSGSFEGCIGCEACVKECPEHALKVSQAGDGFELEVSSDLCNGTACMRCERACPEKVYRFNELHKGLVNAG from the coding sequence ATGGAGCGCATACAGATGAGCTACGGCATATCCATCGACGTTGGCACCAGCGGCACCAGGATGCACGCTGTCGACCTGAGCGACAATAAGATCGTATCGACCGCCATCACCGTCCGCCACCCCGTTCCGGGCGCGAACGTGATGGACCACTTGACATTCTGCATCCAAGTTGACAGGGGCATAGCACACCGGCTGCTGATAGATACGTCCAACAAGCTGATGAAGATGCTGGAGATCGACCTGAACAAGGTAGAGAGGGTCGCGATATGCGGCAACCCCATCCAGCTGTCGATGTTCCAGAACATGGAGATACGGGACCTCGCGTTCGCTGGCGAGCAGGCCCTCAAGTCGAGAGGCGTGGTGCCGCAAAGGCGGGACGCCCGCGTGATCGACGCCGTCGATCTGGGCCTGGAGCTTCCGGACAAGGTGCAGGTCATGATCCCTCCGGCCATACGCCATGAGATCGGCGCCGACGCGCTGGCCATGATGTACCAGACCAAGCTCCTCGAGCAGAAGGAGAACATTCTGGTGACCGACTACGGCACCAACGCCGAAATGGCGCTTAAGGTCGGCGATGAGATCCTCACCGGCTCGGCGGCCGCCGGTCCGGCCATTGAGGGGCAGTCCATCAAGGCGGGCATGCTCGCCTCCCCCGGCGCCATCAGCGACGTCAACTCCGACGGGTACTGGAGATGCACCGTCCTTGACGACGCCATCACCGCTCAGAACGGGGACTTGATCGAGCCGAACACCGGCAGCGTGGTGGAGCCCGGACCGATGCACGGACGTGCCCTGGGAGTAACGGGAACGGGGGTCATCGCCGCCATCGCCGTGGCCATGGAATACGGCCTCATCAAGTGGCCCCACATCACCACCGCGGACAACATGCTGCATCTGCAGGACGGGATCACTCTCACCGAGCACGATGTCCTGGAGGCCGCCAAGACCTTTGGGGCCATGAGGGCCGGCCACTTCACCCTGCTTGAGCATGCCGGCCTCATGTTCGATCAGCTCGACGTCATGTACATGAGCGGAGCGTCCGGGACCTACGTCGACGCGCTGAAAGCTCAGCGCGTGGGCCTCCTTCCCCCCACGCCCAAGAAGATCTACCAGTTCGGCAACACCTCGCTGGCCATGGCGACGGACCTGGTTAAGGACCCCGAGCTACTCGATCACCTCCAGACACTGGCGAACTCGATACGCGCCAACCATGTGATGTTCGCCAGCGACCCGATATTCGAGAAGGTGTTCGTTCAGGAGCTGGCGTACTGGCAGGAAGGTATGCCCATGGACATGTACAACATGATGCTGGAGATGGCGGAGATCCAGCCCCTCCCTTCGGAGATCAGGCCGGCCGAGGTCATCAGGGTGGTCAAGAGGGACATTCCGGACCTGGGGTCGAAGGGGCTCAAGGTCCTGAGGGACATCGGGGTGCATCTCAGCGGCTCCTTCGAGGGCTGCATCGGCTGCGAGGCGTGCGTGAAGGAGTGCCCCGAGCATGCCCTAAAGGTGTCGCAGGCAGGGGACGGGTTCGAGCTTGAAGTGTCCTCGGACCTGTGCAATGGGACGGCATGCATGAGGTGCGAGCGCGCCTGCCCCGAGAAGGTCTACCGGTTCAACGAGCTGCACAAGGGCCTGGTGAACGCCGGGTGA
- a CDS encoding flavodoxin family protein: MSTLVTYMSTTGNTQMIADSIFEAVPGKKEIKPMDEVKNLDGYDLVFVGFPVNSGGAPKKAQEFLKDKAAGKKIALFVTHAMSPEAPPLQGIINNCRAAAEGANLAGFFSCQGVLDKDLATKLMSSPDPAMRMFGEQRHLTTGHPDAADRSRARAFAKEIASGNE, from the coding sequence ATGAGCACCTTAGTCACCTATATGTCGACCACGGGCAACACCCAGATGATCGCCGACTCCATTTTCGAGGCGGTCCCTGGCAAAAAGGAGATCAAGCCAATGGATGAAGTGAAGAACCTCGACGGCTACGACCTGGTATTCGTGGGGTTCCCGGTAAACTCGGGCGGGGCGCCCAAGAAGGCCCAGGAGTTCCTTAAGGACAAGGCCGCAGGAAAGAAGATAGCGTTGTTCGTCACCCATGCCATGTCCCCGGAGGCTCCCCCGCTGCAGGGCATAATTAATAACTGCCGGGCCGCCGCAGAAGGCGCGAACCTGGCGGGCTTCTTCAGCTGCCAGGGCGTACTGGACAAGGACCTCGCCACCAAGCTGATGAGCTCGCCCGACCCTGCCATGAGGATGTTCGGGGAGCAGCGCCACCTGACCACGGGACACCCCGACGCCGCCGACCGCTCCAGGGCGCGCGCGTTCGCCAAGGAGATCGCGTCCGGGAACGAGTGA
- a CDS encoding ArsR/SmtB family transcription factor, which yields MEKRLEDLEQDFDALRAATIASKEREYRKLVLKQVQEVFDEFSKNEVVDRIECMDNIYDCSKRKFCKNQMQSKVEAISLAYMSGDYDRAISMLDEIENGVRGLGSDCESGQCQKYVLVLISEIRTVLTLAIRIEKKAGELPPNVVPTQASPLDSVTASEALAPLAHPARLDILAHLENGEMGFSELSKELGMKTGHLQFHLKTLEKGGYVRKDRKGGKYRISLQGVTALDGLRGFMYNLVRV from the coding sequence TTGGAAAAGCGATTGGAGGACCTGGAGCAGGATTTCGACGCGCTGCGCGCCGCCACCATCGCTTCCAAGGAGAGAGAGTACCGGAAGCTGGTGCTGAAGCAGGTCCAGGAGGTGTTCGACGAGTTCAGCAAGAACGAGGTCGTGGACCGCATCGAATGCATGGACAACATCTACGACTGCTCCAAGCGGAAGTTCTGCAAGAACCAGATGCAGAGCAAGGTGGAAGCTATCAGCCTGGCTTACATGAGTGGAGACTACGATCGAGCCATATCGATGCTCGACGAGATAGAGAATGGGGTCCGGGGGCTCGGTTCGGACTGCGAATCTGGACAATGCCAAAAATATGTGCTCGTGCTCATCTCGGAGATCAGGACCGTGCTGACCCTGGCCATCAGGATAGAGAAGAAGGCCGGGGAGCTGCCGCCGAATGTCGTGCCTACGCAAGCCTCTCCCCTGGACTCGGTCACAGCGTCAGAGGCCCTGGCACCGCTGGCCCACCCCGCCCGGCTGGACATACTGGCCCATCTGGAGAACGGGGAGATGGGCTTTTCCGAGCTCAGCAAGGAGCTGGGCATGAAGACCGGGCACCTGCAGTTCCATCTTAAGACCCTGGAGAAAGGAGGGTACGTGAGAAAGGACCGCAAGGGCGGGAAATATCGCATATCCCTGCAAGGCGTCACCGCGCTGGATGGGCTGAGGGGCTTCATGTACAACCTGGTGCGGGTCTGA